One region of Termitidicoccus mucosus genomic DNA includes:
- a CDS encoding efflux RND transporter periplasmic adaptor subunit, with product MLSKLVLPLAVLGSLLLAGCRQSAPVGAPAGHPLEVGVVTLGTAPVAQTRELPGRTAAHRIAQVRARVNGIVQKRFFTEGADVREGELLYQIDPAPYQAVLDSARASLARAEANLTTARLQAARFKELVAVQAVSQQQYDDAVAAVGAGTAEVAAARAAITSAEIDLGYTKVTSPIAGRIGLSEVTEGAYVQAAQATLLTTVQQLDPIYVNLVQPSAEVSLLKRALEKGILQSGAGRDGTPVRLLLEDGTAYEHAGALQFSDVTVDRATGSVTLRVLFPNPRGDLLPGMFVRARFDEGVNPETLLAPQQGVGRNYRGQPTAWVVTPDGKAENRVIETGPTHGDQWIVTGGLKPGDRVIVTNLQRIRAGTTVIPVPWEKAEGPQD from the coding sequence ATGCTGTCCAAACTTGTCCTTCCCCTGGCCGTTCTCGGCTCCCTCCTGCTGGCCGGCTGCCGGCAATCCGCGCCCGTCGGCGCGCCCGCCGGCCATCCGCTCGAAGTCGGCGTCGTCACGCTCGGCACCGCCCCCGTCGCGCAAACCCGCGAGCTGCCCGGCCGCACCGCCGCGCATCGCATCGCGCAGGTCCGGGCGCGGGTCAACGGCATCGTCCAAAAACGCTTCTTCACCGAGGGCGCCGACGTGCGGGAGGGCGAACTGCTCTACCAGATCGACCCGGCCCCGTATCAGGCCGTGCTCGACAGCGCCCGGGCCAGCCTCGCCCGCGCCGAGGCCAACCTGACGACGGCCCGGCTCCAGGCCGCCCGCTTCAAGGAACTCGTCGCCGTGCAGGCCGTCAGCCAGCAGCAATACGACGATGCGGTCGCCGCCGTCGGCGCCGGCACGGCCGAGGTGGCCGCCGCCCGCGCCGCCATCACCTCGGCGGAGATCGACCTCGGCTACACGAAAGTCACCTCGCCCATCGCCGGGCGCATCGGCCTGTCCGAAGTCACCGAGGGCGCCTACGTGCAGGCGGCGCAGGCCACGCTCCTGACCACGGTCCAGCAACTCGACCCGATCTACGTCAATCTCGTGCAACCCAGCGCCGAGGTCTCGCTCCTCAAGCGCGCGCTGGAAAAAGGCATCCTGCAATCCGGCGCCGGCAGGGACGGCACGCCCGTCCGCCTCCTCCTCGAGGACGGCACCGCCTACGAGCATGCGGGCGCGCTCCAGTTTTCCGATGTCACCGTGGACCGCGCGACCGGCTCCGTCACCCTGCGCGTCCTCTTCCCCAACCCCCGGGGCGATCTTCTGCCGGGCATGTTCGTGCGCGCCCGCTTCGACGAGGGCGTCAATCCGGAGACGCTGCTGGCCCCGCAGCAGGGCGTCGGCCGCAACTACCGCGGCCAGCCCACCGCCTGGGTGGTGACGCCGGACGGCAAGGCCGAGAATCGCGTCATCGAGACCGGGCCCACGCACGGCGACCAGTGGATCGTCACCGGCGGACTCAAGCCGGGAGACCGGGTCATTGTCACCAATCTCCAGCGTATCCGTGCGGGCACTACCGTGATTCCCGTCCCGTGGGAAAAGGCCGAAGGACCGCAGGACTGA
- a CDS encoding efflux RND transporter permease subunit — MAKFFIDRPVFAWVIAILLMGAGLLAIRTLPVAQYPDIASPQVEIAASYPGASAETVQNTVAQVIEQNLTGIDHIRYMETRSDSDGNITITITFNNEADPDIAQVQVQNKLQLAMPLLPQEVQQLGVTVKKSVRNFLIAYAFYSEDGSLNRDDISDFLHANLKEPVSRIPGVGDVMVAGSQYAMRIWLNADQMTNYNISVAEIAAALEAQNAQVSAGQFGGAPAVPGQRLNANITIRTRLQNPGDFEKVLLRVNEDGSRVRLGDVARIELGSETASIAGFYNGHAATSGLLIKPATGANALETVGLLNDYIASQQPFFPGGLKYTAAYDTSPFVRLSIEEVVKTLVEAIVLVFLVMYLFLQNIRATIIPTITVPVVLLGTFAVMAACGFTINTLTLFGMVLAIGLLVDDAIVVVENVERVMNEEGLSPREATRKSMGQITGALVGIALVLSAVFLPMAFFGGATGIIYRQFSITIASAMALSVFIAVTLTPALCATLLKPIPKGRHEVKRGFFGWFNRAFSRGTDLYAGSVRHMVRRWGRSLVIYAGITALMAWVFLRLPTSFLPDEDQGVLLFQAQLPPGSTQEQTNAVLRDVERYFLEEEKEAVQSVMAVSGFSLGGRGQNAGMGFIKLKDWEERPGKNLRVDAVAGRAMRHFASLKEGSVFAFPPPAIIELGTANGFEFQLIDRSNQGHEALMEARGQLLGLAAADLDLVNVRPNGFDDVAEYRLHIDEEKASAFGLSLGLVNQTLAASWGSAYINDFTHRGRVKKVYLQADAPYRMVPEDFAKWHVPGADGDPVPVSAFTEGEWTFGSPLLERFNGLPSIVIQGEAAPGKSSGDAMGAMEKLMEKLPPGFSHAWTALSYEEKLSGAQAPALYAISLAIVFLCLAALYESWSVPFSVMLVVPLGIVGAVLAVWLRGFNSDVYFQVGLITTVGLSAKNAILIVEFAKAAYDQGTDLIEATVHAARQRLRPILMTSLAFGFGVLPLAIASGAGSGSQNAIGTSVLGGIITATVLAIFLIPVFFVTVTWLFQGRRRKVAAALPTALPEAPEARH; from the coding sequence ATGGCCAAATTTTTCATCGACCGCCCGGTTTTCGCCTGGGTCATCGCCATCCTTCTCATGGGCGCGGGCCTGCTCGCCATCCGCACCCTGCCCGTCGCCCAGTATCCCGACATCGCCTCGCCGCAGGTGGAGATCGCCGCCTCCTATCCCGGCGCCTCGGCCGAGACGGTGCAGAACACCGTGGCCCAGGTCATCGAGCAGAACCTCACCGGCATCGACCACATCCGCTACATGGAGACGCGCAGCGACTCCGACGGCAACATCACCATCACGATCACCTTCAACAACGAGGCCGATCCCGACATCGCGCAGGTGCAGGTGCAGAACAAACTCCAGCTCGCCATGCCGCTGCTGCCGCAGGAAGTCCAGCAACTCGGTGTCACGGTCAAGAAATCCGTCCGCAATTTTCTCATCGCCTACGCCTTCTACTCGGAGGACGGCTCGCTCAACCGGGACGACATTTCCGATTTTCTTCACGCCAATCTCAAGGAGCCCGTCAGCCGCATCCCCGGCGTCGGCGATGTCATGGTCGCCGGCAGCCAGTATGCCATGCGCATCTGGCTCAACGCCGACCAGATGACCAACTACAACATCTCCGTCGCCGAGATCGCCGCCGCGCTGGAGGCGCAAAACGCGCAGGTCTCCGCCGGCCAGTTCGGCGGGGCGCCGGCCGTTCCCGGCCAGCGGCTCAACGCCAACATCACCATCCGCACCCGCCTGCAAAATCCCGGGGATTTCGAGAAGGTGCTCCTCCGGGTCAACGAGGACGGCTCCCGCGTGCGCCTCGGCGATGTCGCCCGCATCGAGCTCGGCAGCGAAACAGCATCCATCGCCGGCTTCTACAACGGCCATGCCGCCACCAGCGGGCTCCTCATCAAGCCGGCCACGGGCGCCAACGCGCTGGAAACGGTCGGGCTGCTCAACGACTACATCGCCTCGCAGCAGCCGTTTTTCCCCGGCGGCTTGAAATACACCGCCGCCTATGACACTTCGCCCTTTGTGCGGCTTTCCATCGAGGAGGTCGTCAAGACGCTGGTCGAGGCCATCGTCCTCGTGTTCCTCGTCATGTATCTGTTTTTGCAGAACATCCGGGCCACGATCATCCCGACCATCACCGTGCCGGTCGTGCTGCTGGGCACCTTCGCGGTGATGGCCGCGTGCGGATTCACCATCAACACCCTCACCCTCTTCGGCATGGTGCTGGCCATCGGCCTGCTGGTGGACGACGCCATCGTCGTGGTCGAGAACGTCGAGCGCGTGATGAACGAGGAGGGCCTGTCGCCGCGGGAGGCCACGCGAAAATCCATGGGGCAGATCACCGGGGCGCTCGTCGGCATCGCGCTCGTGCTCTCCGCAGTGTTCCTGCCCATGGCGTTTTTCGGCGGCGCCACCGGCATCATCTACCGGCAGTTCTCCATCACCATCGCCTCGGCCATGGCGCTCTCGGTCTTCATCGCCGTCACCCTCACGCCCGCCCTGTGCGCGACCCTGCTCAAGCCCATTCCCAAGGGGCGCCACGAAGTGAAACGCGGGTTCTTCGGCTGGTTCAACCGCGCCTTCAGCCGCGGCACCGATCTCTATGCCGGCAGCGTGCGCCACATGGTTCGCCGCTGGGGCCGCTCGCTCGTCATCTACGCCGGCATCACCGCGCTCATGGCCTGGGTTTTCCTGCGGCTGCCCACCTCCTTCCTGCCCGACGAGGACCAGGGCGTCCTGCTGTTCCAGGCGCAACTCCCGCCGGGCTCCACCCAGGAGCAGACCAACGCGGTGCTCCGCGACGTGGAGCGCTATTTCCTGGAGGAGGAAAAGGAGGCGGTCCAGTCGGTGATGGCGGTGTCCGGATTCAGCCTCGGCGGACGCGGCCAGAATGCCGGCATGGGTTTCATCAAGCTCAAGGACTGGGAGGAGCGGCCGGGAAAAAACCTCCGGGTCGATGCCGTCGCCGGTCGCGCCATGCGGCACTTCGCCTCGCTCAAGGAAGGGAGCGTGTTTGCCTTCCCGCCGCCGGCCATCATCGAACTCGGCACCGCCAACGGCTTCGAGTTCCAGTTGATCGACCGGTCCAACCAAGGCCACGAGGCGCTCATGGAGGCCAGGGGGCAGCTTCTCGGGCTGGCCGCCGCCGACCTGGATCTGGTCAACGTCCGGCCCAACGGCTTCGACGACGTGGCCGAATACCGCCTCCACATCGACGAGGAAAAAGCCTCCGCCTTCGGCCTTTCGCTCGGCCTGGTCAACCAGACCCTCGCCGCCTCCTGGGGCTCCGCCTACATCAACGACTTCACGCACCGGGGGCGCGTCAAGAAAGTTTATCTCCAGGCCGACGCGCCCTACCGCATGGTGCCGGAGGATTTCGCGAAATGGCATGTGCCCGGCGCAGACGGCGATCCTGTTCCCGTCAGCGCCTTCACCGAGGGCGAATGGACCTTCGGCTCGCCGCTCCTCGAACGCTTCAACGGCCTGCCCTCCATCGTCATCCAGGGCGAGGCCGCGCCCGGCAAAAGTTCGGGCGACGCGATGGGCGCGATGGAAAAATTGATGGAGAAGCTCCCGCCCGGTTTCAGCCATGCTTGGACCGCGCTTTCCTACGAGGAAAAACTTTCCGGCGCGCAGGCCCCGGCGCTCTACGCCATCTCGCTCGCCATCGTGTTTCTCTGCCTGGCGGCGCTCTACGAAAGCTGGTCGGTGCCCTTCTCCGTCATGCTCGTGGTGCCGCTCGGCATCGTCGGCGCGGTGCTCGCCGTCTGGCTGCGCGGGTTCAACAGCGACGTGTATTTCCAGGTCGGCCTCATCACCACCGTCGGCCTCTCGGCCAAGAACGCCATCCTCATCGTCGAGTTCGCCAAGGCCGCCTACGACCAGGGCACGGACCTGATCGAGGCCACCGTCCATGCCGCCCGGCAGCGCCTGCGGCCCATCCTGATGACCTCGCTCGCCTTCGGCTTCGGCGTGCTCCCGCTCGCCATCGCCAGCGGCGCGGGCTCCGGCTCGCAGAACGCCATCGGCACCAGCGTGCTCGGCGGCATCATCACCGCCACCGTCCTGGCGATCTTCCTCATCCCGGTGTTCTTCGTGACCGTCACCTGGCTCTTCCAGGGCCGCCGCCGCAAGGTCGCCGCCGCGCTCCCGACCGCGCTCCCCGAGGCTCCGGAGGCCCGGCACTGA
- a CDS encoding efflux transporter outer membrane subunit, translating into MIRISTLSSAMLTLAALFALGGCSLAPKYERPAAPVPEVWPDHAGTQARAGAAGSAAADIGWARFFGDPRLRALIALGLENNRDLRTALLRVEQARAQYRIERAQLLPAVGASGSGARARTPADLSSTGQSFTGGEYRAGGALAAYEIDLFGRVRSLKATALETWLATEEARRAAQLSYISTLAAQYLAERSAGEQLALARQTLALVEDSHRLIKHRHDHGIATELDLRTAEAQVAGARAAAAESTRLLDQARNGLAYLVGAALPADLPPALPLDNQALIADLPAGLPSDLLQRRPDILQAEHTLRSANASIGAARAAFFPSITLTAFGGTGSAALDGLFKDGSGAWSFAPQITLPIFTGGRNRANLDAAQIQKRIEIAAYEKAIQAAFREVADGLAARASYDEQLAAQQAQVAASRARYELSNARYRGGVADYLAVLTAQQDLFAAQQGLIRSRALHLTSLVDLYKALGGGWVEKSEGPEADNKPPAATFADTATPPFLFR; encoded by the coding sequence ATGATACGCATATCCACCCTCTCCTCAGCCATGCTCACGCTCGCCGCGCTGTTTGCGCTGGGCGGCTGCTCGCTGGCCCCGAAATACGAACGCCCCGCCGCGCCCGTCCCCGAGGTCTGGCCGGACCACGCCGGCACCCAGGCCCGGGCCGGCGCCGCAGGCTCTGCCGCCGCCGACATCGGCTGGGCCCGGTTCTTCGGAGATCCGCGCCTGCGCGCCCTCATCGCGCTCGGCCTCGAAAACAACCGCGACCTGCGCACCGCCCTTCTCCGGGTCGAGCAGGCCCGCGCGCAGTATCGCATCGAGCGCGCGCAGCTCCTGCCCGCGGTCGGCGCCAGCGGCTCCGGCGCGCGCGCCCGGACGCCCGCGGACCTGTCCTCCACCGGCCAGTCCTTCACCGGCGGCGAGTATCGCGCGGGCGGCGCGCTGGCCGCCTACGAAATCGATCTCTTTGGCCGCGTCCGCAGCCTCAAGGCCACCGCCCTCGAAACCTGGCTGGCCACCGAGGAAGCCAGGCGGGCGGCTCAGCTTTCCTACATTTCCACGCTCGCCGCCCAATACCTCGCCGAGCGTTCCGCCGGGGAACAGCTCGCGCTCGCGCGCCAGACCCTCGCGCTGGTCGAGGATTCCCACCGGCTCATCAAGCACCGCCACGATCACGGCATCGCCACCGAACTGGACCTGCGCACCGCCGAGGCCCAGGTGGCCGGCGCGCGCGCCGCCGCGGCCGAATCCACCCGCCTGCTCGACCAGGCGCGCAACGGTCTCGCCTATCTGGTCGGCGCGGCCCTGCCCGCCGATCTTCCGCCCGCGCTCCCCTTGGACAACCAAGCCCTCATCGCGGACCTCCCGGCCGGGCTTCCATCCGACCTGCTCCAGCGCCGCCCCGACATTCTTCAGGCCGAGCACACCCTGCGCTCCGCCAACGCCAGCATCGGCGCGGCCCGCGCCGCGTTTTTCCCCTCGATCACGCTCACCGCCTTCGGCGGCACCGGCAGCGCCGCCCTCGACGGCCTCTTCAAAGACGGCTCCGGCGCATGGAGCTTCGCGCCGCAAATCACGCTCCCGATCTTCACCGGCGGACGCAACCGCGCCAACCTCGACGCCGCCCAAATCCAGAAGCGCATCGAGATCGCCGCCTACGAAAAAGCCATCCAGGCGGCCTTCCGCGAAGTGGCCGACGGCCTCGCCGCCCGCGCCTCCTATGACGAGCAACTCGCCGCGCAACAAGCCCAAGTCGCCGCCAGCCGGGCGCGCTACGAACTCTCCAACGCGCGTTACCGGGGCGGAGTGGCCGACTATCTGGCCGTGCTCACCGCCCAGCAGGATTTGTTTGCCGCGCAGCAGGGCCTGATCCGCTCGCGCGCGCTCCACCTCACCAGCCTGGTCGACCTCTACAAGGCGCTCGGCGGCGGCTGGGTTGAAAAGTCTGAAGGACCGGAGGCTGACAACAAGCCGCCCGCCGCGACCTTCGCCGACACCGCCACGCCCCCTTTCCTCTTCCGATAA
- a CDS encoding chemotaxis protein CheX: MATLHEINETAFRETITRAVQDVFKTMIGQSAVHANANEDHNLKSLAINGSQVVGSVGFIGDINGLIYLYFSQDFAQEAAGSLLGMTTQEIVESGDEVVNDAIGELTNMTVGAFKNQLCDRGYPCRLTIPSILRGSNFSIEPIGSTTRRVYRFNIGRHTLVADILMKPADAIDA, from the coding sequence ATGGCCACACTTCACGAAATCAACGAAACCGCCTTCCGCGAAACCATCACACGGGCAGTCCAGGATGTGTTCAAAACCATGATCGGACAGTCAGCCGTGCATGCCAACGCGAACGAGGACCATAATCTCAAATCCCTTGCCATCAATGGCTCCCAGGTGGTCGGCTCCGTCGGCTTCATCGGTGACATCAACGGCCTCATCTATCTCTATTTCAGTCAGGATTTCGCCCAGGAGGCCGCGGGCTCCCTGCTGGGCATGACCACGCAGGAAATCGTGGAATCCGGCGACGAGGTCGTGAACGACGCCATCGGCGAGCTCACCAACATGACCGTGGGCGCGTTCAAAAACCAGTTGTGCGACCGGGGTTATCCCTGCCGGCTCACCATCCCGTCCATCCTGCGCGGCAGCAATTTTTCCATCGAACCCATCGGCTCCACGACCCGTCGTGTGTATCGGTTCAACATCGGCCGCCACACCTTGGTGGCCGACATCCTCATGAAGCCAGCCGACGCGATCGACGCCTAA
- a CDS encoding response regulator — MRYKILTVDDSKTVRIIVKKAFRLYDCDILEAANGVEGLAVASKESPDAILLDVTMPVMDGVEMLTRLKSDPALKNVPVVMLTAEGGRDNVLKIAKIGVRDYIVKPFKEDVLIQKVGRIIDLKPLDATPSKAKSILDEANLVVIEDKPAILQQIQDGLRHTPWKVHGMASTTEALDFCAKTPPDLVMVSLSLPDESAFTFFRTIRNNPKHKYTPVFGLVVKTDNAAQQQAQQVGFTALATKPLDMTEVESKIAKAMNLDTSHRYFNMDSGILTLAIPDNPTQHVINEITNYLKPKITEAVDAGIGKAIINVQALKRLDMTIIKVLFQAMQTCRELALHFCLVGNPAIIAECKGFEDTRNWQFYNSLEEAQASLGAISVTSSSA, encoded by the coding sequence ATGCGTTACAAAATTCTCACGGTAGATGATTCGAAAACGGTGCGCATCATCGTCAAGAAAGCGTTCCGGCTGTATGATTGCGATATCCTCGAAGCCGCCAACGGCGTCGAAGGGCTTGCCGTCGCCTCCAAGGAATCTCCCGATGCCATTCTCCTCGACGTGACCATGCCGGTCATGGATGGGGTGGAAATGCTCACCCGGCTCAAGTCCGACCCCGCCCTGAAAAACGTGCCGGTCGTCATGCTGACCGCGGAGGGCGGTCGCGACAATGTGCTCAAAATTGCGAAAATCGGCGTGCGCGATTATATCGTAAAACCTTTCAAGGAAGATGTCCTGATCCAGAAGGTCGGCCGCATCATCGACTTGAAGCCACTCGACGCGACCCCGTCCAAGGCCAAGTCCATTCTCGACGAGGCCAACTTGGTGGTCATCGAGGACAAGCCGGCCATCCTGCAGCAAATCCAGGACGGACTGCGCCACACGCCGTGGAAAGTCCACGGCATGGCCAGCACCACCGAGGCGTTGGATTTCTGCGCCAAGACGCCGCCCGATCTGGTCATGGTTTCGCTCTCGCTGCCGGACGAATCCGCTTTCACCTTTTTCCGCACCATCCGCAACAACCCCAAGCACAAATACACGCCCGTCTTCGGTCTGGTCGTGAAAACCGACAACGCCGCCCAGCAGCAGGCGCAGCAGGTGGGCTTCACCGCGCTGGCCACCAAGCCGCTCGACATGACCGAGGTGGAATCGAAGATCGCCAAGGCGATGAACCTGGACACCTCGCATCGCTACTTCAACATGGACAGCGGCATCCTCACGCTGGCCATTCCCGACAACCCCACCCAGCACGTCATCAACGAAATCACCAATTACCTCAAACCCAAGATCACCGAGGCGGTCGATGCCGGCATCGGCAAAGCCATCATCAATGTCCAGGCGTTGAAGCGCCTGGACATGACGATCATCAAGGTGCTGTTTCAGGCCATGCAGACCTGCCGCGAACTCGCGCTGCATTTCTGCCTCGTCGGCAACCCGGCCATCATCGCGGAATGCAAAGGCTTCGAGGACACCCGAAACTGGCAGTTCTATAATTCGCTGGAAGAGGCCCAGGCGAGCCTCGGGGCCATTTCTGTCACCTCAAGTTCCGCGTGA
- a CDS encoding tetratricopeptide repeat protein, producing the protein MPFPRFARLFLALALPGMPAAISAPDDAPAAAGPPPAVTPEETTGLLRIAARQLANGDAESAEAAYKYILEKNHHDTGGAGIQEGLLALARAYRQHGDRVKAVAVYEKLLAEHPHFESAPDAYLELGRTLRSIGAYDRAIGKFYNVLHSTLKLSGEQTEQYRRLARTAQFEIAETHFASGDYNEAARLFSRLNLLDLAVADHERARFRAAISLLRSGNLEAAASSLESFIKTTPDTEASAEARYQLALVLERLGRDQESLNTFMDLLRNEHVRNTETSPAWKDWQRRTGNHLANYFYDKGDYRSALTVLNRLITLSSDARWQLPVSYQTALCHERLLQYDKAVEIYRQTAALLANDTESPAELQEIVRMAEWHIRHIQWLDETNGRIRSITEPQGSSGASS; encoded by the coding sequence ATGCCATTTCCGCGCTTCGCCCGCCTTTTTCTCGCCTTGGCTCTTCCCGGCATGCCCGCGGCAATCTCCGCGCCGGACGATGCGCCGGCCGCCGCCGGACCGCCCCCGGCGGTGACGCCCGAGGAAACCACCGGACTGCTTCGCATCGCGGCCAGACAGCTCGCCAACGGCGATGCGGAGTCCGCCGAGGCCGCATACAAATACATCCTCGAGAAAAACCATCACGACACCGGCGGCGCCGGGATTCAGGAAGGATTGCTGGCGCTGGCCCGCGCCTACCGGCAACACGGCGACCGCGTGAAAGCCGTCGCCGTTTATGAAAAACTGCTGGCGGAGCATCCCCATTTTGAATCCGCGCCGGATGCCTACCTCGAACTCGGCCGCACGCTGCGCTCGATCGGCGCCTATGACCGCGCGATCGGCAAATTCTACAATGTGCTCCACAGCACGCTGAAGCTCTCCGGCGAACAGACCGAGCAGTACCGACGCCTGGCGCGCACCGCGCAGTTCGAGATTGCCGAGACGCACTTCGCCTCGGGCGACTATAATGAAGCCGCCCGCCTCTTCAGCCGGCTCAACCTCCTCGATCTCGCCGTCGCGGACCATGAGCGGGCCCGCTTTCGCGCGGCGATTTCGCTGCTGCGCAGCGGCAACCTCGAGGCCGCCGCATCCTCGCTCGAGTCATTCATCAAGACCACTCCCGACACCGAGGCCAGCGCCGAGGCGCGCTACCAGCTGGCGCTCGTGCTCGAACGTCTTGGCCGCGACCAGGAATCCCTGAACACATTCATGGACCTGCTCCGCAACGAGCACGTCCGCAACACCGAGACTTCCCCCGCGTGGAAGGACTGGCAGCGGCGCACCGGCAACCACCTGGCGAATTATTTTTATGACAAGGGGGACTATCGCAGCGCGCTGACCGTGCTCAACCGCCTCATCACGCTTTCCTCCGATGCGCGCTGGCAACTGCCGGTGTCATATCAAACCGCCCTTTGCCACGAACGCCTCCTGCAATATGACAAGGCCGTGGAGATCTACCGTCAGACCGCCGCCCTGCTGGCAAACGACACGGAATCACCGGCGGAATTGCAGGAAATCGTCCGCATGGCGGAATGGCATATCCGCCATATTCAATGGCTGGATGAAACCAACGGGCGAATCCGCTCCATCACCGAACCCCAGGGTTCCTCCGGGGCGTCCTCCTGA
- a CDS encoding HDOD domain-containing protein gives MARLLLLDDQPRAHRVLQSILVRGEHSCDAFGTPSEAWQCLVGRVKYDLAIVEPKLECGVDGLDFVRWVRASGLLGALPIVIYTRAADMVSVRAALALRPQNYLIKPYDDQAIYQEIGKLPHPRWHASLLVEEAAAAQTGGLALEEIRDERRRLADALGGMAAAWREQKEENLFQTRGDALITMARKAGAPGFAAHLSALANEAEWKLLDDDAGIERAQIAERLEHACAVLKALCGVPEDKQGAAVAEVDDGRMAREENDRRWWQSADCSAGPVISTAELMNNVAGMNACPVIESAADAFQMAVSANVASLDSISRLVARDPGLAVQILVSVNHLNREAIDPMDSPRAAVGWLGAARLQGLCRSMITVEARHFQPVTWERYWMFQVGVAHMSEFICSALEWGHLTPVAYTAGLIHDMGQLILLRLHPASYPAITNYVRNRRIARHEGERRYLGSSVREIGAEFLAAKRFPECYLNVIRWVDDPAGATDGMDIVGVVSLARYLCVKYQIGDGGECLDALPSDIHDTPAAQVLRGRVFPSFNWRGFMSQAHAKVLRLKNELRGKG, from the coding sequence ATGGCACGCCTGTTACTCCTCGACGACCAACCACGCGCCCACCGTGTGCTCCAGAGCATACTGGTGCGTGGCGAGCACAGTTGTGACGCGTTTGGCACGCCGTCCGAGGCTTGGCAATGCTTGGTCGGCCGCGTGAAATACGATCTGGCGATTGTGGAGCCGAAACTCGAGTGCGGAGTGGACGGGCTGGATTTTGTCCGCTGGGTGAGGGCCAGCGGATTGCTCGGCGCGTTGCCCATCGTGATTTATACGCGCGCGGCGGACATGGTGTCGGTGCGTGCGGCCTTGGCGCTGCGTCCGCAAAACTACCTGATCAAGCCCTACGACGACCAGGCCATCTATCAGGAGATCGGCAAGCTGCCGCATCCCCGATGGCACGCGTCGTTGCTGGTGGAAGAGGCCGCGGCCGCGCAGACAGGCGGGCTCGCGCTTGAGGAAATCCGGGACGAACGTCGCCGGCTGGCGGACGCATTGGGCGGGATGGCGGCGGCCTGGCGCGAGCAGAAGGAGGAGAACCTGTTCCAGACGCGCGGCGACGCCTTGATCACGATGGCGCGAAAGGCGGGCGCTCCGGGGTTTGCGGCCCATTTGTCCGCCCTGGCCAACGAGGCCGAGTGGAAGCTGCTGGATGACGACGCCGGAATCGAGCGCGCGCAGATCGCCGAGCGGCTCGAACATGCCTGCGCCGTGCTGAAAGCGCTCTGCGGCGTGCCCGAGGACAAGCAGGGGGCCGCGGTGGCGGAGGTGGATGACGGCCGGATGGCGCGCGAGGAGAACGACCGCCGCTGGTGGCAGTCGGCGGATTGTTCCGCCGGGCCGGTGATTTCGACCGCGGAGCTGATGAACAATGTCGCGGGCATGAACGCCTGCCCGGTGATCGAGAGCGCGGCCGATGCGTTCCAGATGGCGGTGTCGGCAAACGTGGCCAGCCTCGATTCGATTTCGCGCCTGGTGGCGCGCGATCCGGGACTGGCGGTGCAGATTCTGGTCAGCGTGAATCATCTCAACCGGGAGGCAATCGACCCGATGGACAGCCCGCGCGCGGCGGTGGGGTGGCTGGGAGCCGCGCGGCTTCAGGGGCTGTGCCGCTCCATGATCACGGTCGAGGCGCGGCATTTCCAGCCCGTGACCTGGGAGCGATACTGGATGTTTCAAGTGGGCGTGGCGCACATGTCGGAGTTCATCTGCTCGGCCTTGGAATGGGGCCATCTCACGCCGGTCGCATATACCGCGGGGCTGATCCATGACATGGGGCAGTTGATATTGCTGCGCCTCCATCCGGCGAGTTATCCCGCGATCACGAATTATGTGCGGAACCGGCGCATCGCCCGGCATGAGGGCGAGCGGAGATATCTGGGGAGCAGCGTGCGCGAGATCGGGGCCGAGTTTCTGGCCGCAAAACGTTTCCCGGAATGTTATCTCAATGTGATCCGCTGGGTCGACGATCCGGCGGGGGCCACCGACGGCATGGATATCGTCGGCGTGGTCTCGCTGGCCCGATACCTGTGCGTCAAATACCAGATCGGAGACGGCGGCGAGTGCCTGGATGCCCTGCCTTCCGACATCCATGACACGCCGGCCGCGCAGGTGCTGAGGGGCCGGGTTTTCCCCAGCTTTAATTGGCGCGGATTCATGTCGCAGGCCCATGCGAAGGTGCTGCGGCTGAAAAACGAATTGCGGGGAAAAGGCTGA